cagaaGTTCGTACAACCcgacggagatctacatcagcgactcggagagcgccacgtgcccagcgtccgttgattcagctttcggacaggatcattaattattaaattaataatttatttaaaaatattaaataaaactaatatatattattaataaattaattaacatgtatattataaatatatatttatgataatatataaataaatagtaaatagaaaatatagataatgatgTGGTGGGTCCAATATAAAGTTGTTTGTTGGGTTTATGATTATAGGAAGAGGTTTATAAAAGttatagattttttatttttaatgtgacaATGATGTGGCATAGTAGGTTCCACGATAAAGTTAGGTTTATAAGTTTAGGATTACGATTACTCTTATTGCTGGGTTCACAAAACTGAGCTTCTTGGGTTTTGTAAACCTAACATTGTAGTTACCCTCATGATGTACTATATCTCTTACCACCATATTAAGTCTGGGGCACTTAAATTTACTTTCTGTTATGATAGGTTGTTGGCTATCATTGAGGGCAATGGCGTGTTTAATGGCATAAACTTTTTTTGTTAGGGAAATAAACCTGAAGATTGTCCTTGGTCACAAGAGATTATATATGATAGATCCCCCTCTCAGTCAAAAGCCGATCAAGTGTAGTATATCATTCTAACCACCATGACTCTAGAGCTAAGGCCCCGTGCGATGCCTATGAGATATTGGCTAAGCATAAGGATTTGTATGATAAAAAATATACATTCTTTTGGAATGATACGAGGCTTCTTGTCTTGTTGAGGAGTTGGATGATCAATTATAGATCTCCCGAGAAGCATGTAACCAGAATGATAACCTGCATATACCTTCAAAGTTAAATTTCATGATGGTTGATGAGCTACAAATTAACTTATCCTTGCGACCCCTTCCTCACTACTATGCACCATGATAAAGATGGATAAAACTCTATGTTTGGTTAAAGGTAATTATTGATAATTAATAATTATCTATCTAAGATTATATTATTTAATTCCATTTGATTCAAATAATGAATGATTTCAAATAATAGAGTATGTCCGTCCCATCAGTAAATGAGGATATAATCCAAAATATGATTATATTGTAAGTGTGAGATTaggttaaaaaaatctaaaaaatttgtTTCTCCAAAATAAGTATTCTACAGGTTGAATCAAATaacattaaattttattttattctttgtaATTAAAGTTATGCATGATAATTTAAACCAAACTCATCCTCGGAGTTGTTTGTTGATGTTGAGAGAAGTTAAAGCttgaaatttcaatttcaatgaaGTTCAAGGGCAAGGTTCTTCTGGTGTACAGAGCTACAAAAGGTAGAAGTGGAAGtccaagcctaaaggtaagggactCTTTGTTCGTCCCTTCATTggtgtcaaaagaagaagaaagtcaaGACACCTAAAGCCAAGGAAGGTTTGATGTCATGCTTTCCATTGCGGGAAGCAAGGCACTAGAGATGCAATCATGCAATTATCTTGCAGAGGTGAAGAAGAAAAAATCTCTAATGTTTCTATTTTAAATCTTAATGTGATAGAAGTGAATCTCACTCTCTCTAAATGACTAAATCTATATCATAGGTATTCGATGCTAAATGTGGTGCTCGTATATGTACAGTTATGCAGAGGCTTGAGGGATCAAGGAAACTCGTTGCACGAGAGGCATACTACTTGTGGGCAACAACACAAAGGTTGTGAATATTATTGTAgaatcatatatttttttctttgccctctgggctgTTATTGGAACTAGGAAACTTGTATTTGATTCTTAGGGTAACTACAAACATAATTTAAGAAGCCTAGCTTAAGATTTGGGGGTTTGAACACTTGTGTCAAAACATTTACCGTGAGAAATTTTTTGACTCTAATAAACCAAGTGCTTATTTATGGGATACTGATGAAAATCCAAGCACTACTTTTATCACACGCAAAAGAGCAAAGTGTTTATTTCTTTCCATATGGTATGCCTCGAGAAGGAATTCATAAATGAGATGGTCAGGAGAAACAtagagtttgaaaaaaaaaattcaagaggAACCACAAACAGAAGCCTCTGTTGAGAGATTGGAAAAACGAACACAGAGTTGTGACAGCTCCCATTATTCGGAAACACAAGGACCAAATAGGTCCAACAAGACTCATAGGGAGCCTGAGAGAAGGAATTGAAGTCTCCTCGCGCTAATATGCTCCTCTCTGAGGATGACGATCCTGCAACCTACAAGAAAGCAATATTTGATATCAAATCTGAGAAATAACTTGAGGCCATGAAATCCAAGAAGAAATGGAAATCCCACATTCTTAAAGTCAACTAAATCATGTGTTTTCCATACAATTCTAGTTCCAAATTGTCCCAGATATCATCACCATGTTCCGATGAATACTTTCTAACAAGCTGAAATGTGAACTAAATGTACAACTTAAAATCACTATTTAAGGTTTTCTCAAGGCAGATGCTGCCCCCATAACCACAGCCATTACAAGACCAAGCCCAGCTCCAACTGATGCACCAATTGCAGCAGCTGTGGCACCGGTTTCCTTTCCCTGAAAGCCTTTCTTTGCATGGATAGCCTTCTGCTCCCTTGCCAACTCCAATGACAACCTCTCCTTTGTAAGTTCCTGCGTCCCAATCAAAGCATAGAAATTCAACTATTCACACAATACGAGTAGTTAATCAGTAATCAAACTGGTAAACACTGCAAATCAGttaacacaattcttattctacCCAGTTTTCTGAAATCATGCCCAGAGGGCTGAAACTGTCAAAAATCCAACTCAACTGGAAGTATTCCAAACTGGATTTGCTTTTGTTTCCTAGGTTGATCAATGAAACCGTACTATCCCTCATGCATTTATAACAGTTACATGATAAGGTAAAATGAATACTGACCTGGAATGCCATCTCTTCATTGCTCGCAAGAACATGGTGTATGAGTTGGCGAAATTCAGATATACCTTCAACAGGCATTACTGCACTTCTCTTTTGGAATGATATCCGAGCAAGCTTAACAGGAATCCATTTGACCTTTCGGTTAGACTCCATATTCAAGTCATCATCTATAGAACGCAGAGACTGCAGCCCACTATAAGTTGGTGTTATGAAAGGACAGGAATTCACGACTACAGTCATGTCACGAGGTGCTTGATATGCCTCAATTGCTGAATTGATTAGCATATTCTGCTGATGGGCACTGACAGAGAATTTGTTAGTGAGGGCTAGAACCCAAGGGATACCACAAACCTTAACCTCGTTCAAAAGAAGCGACAAGGCTGGAAGTGAAGTTTCTGTATCATGCCATCTTGGTAGTGTACTTGATAAATTATGCACAAGGACAACCAGATCTGTTTTTCTACTGAGGTCACAAACACCTTCCAATTCTTTTCTAAAACTAGAAACTTCCTTTTGCAGTGCCTACAGCCATAATTGATTCAGATTTCAGAGTTTGAAAATCATCCCAATCCAGTCATGAAAAAACAAGCTAACTGCTTAATGTGAAGGTTGCAGAATAAAGGTGGTAAATGGATGTTGTCAGCTATCATTTTATTGGTACGATTCACATAACTAGAGTACCAGGGATTTATATCTGATACAGAAAGATGCTACAAAAGCATGAAAATTTGAAGATTTACAAATCCTTGGATAAGTATTCACTATAATTACTAGACCATAAGTACTTGCTATCATAGCTCTTGACGTCAGGCTAATATAGACAAACTATTTTCTGTTTATTGTAGAAAATGTTGAGAAACAGAGTTAGTGCAGGCTGATATTCGAGCAGAAAATCCAAAACAGATCAAGTAGGCATCAGTGTAGTACAGTACACTTTTGCAGTGCCTACCGCCTAGCTTTTCTTAGAAAACTCCAGTTTGTCTTCTAGCCTTCTTTTTTGCCTTTAAAACACttgaatataattttaaaaactagaAAACACGGATTCTGCTGGCTCTTCCTCTGATGCAACTTCAAGTATCTTAGAAATTCCATACAATTATTTCACCAAAAGATTTGTTGATCTGTGCAAGTATTTTGCCATTGGTGTTGATTCATGCAACTAGTTTGCTATgcaaaaaaaaaacgttgattGCTAATTAACAACTTCAGACTTAAAAGAGGATCTTAGTTGGTCCAGAACTACAATCACCCAGTATTAATTGATTATTTATAATAACTGCTTACAGAAAAAGTTCATTTCTAAAATTTAGAAAGGTTCCTAGAGAGTAATATTTAGAAAGGTACCTGCAGGTTTACTCCAACAGAATCCAAGTAGCATACTCCACCTTCTACGACTTTATGAGCATCCATATCTGAGTAAACAATATCAAGATTTGCCCTGTTCCTCTGTCTACTCAGATCCAGCAATGCTCTAAATAAACTAGTCTTTCCAGCCCCCTACAAGCATTCAGTGATCAGTTCAAAACCATATAAACTGTAATAGAATAAAAAATATCTAGCATGCAAAATATAATACCTCTAACCCAAGTAATCTCACTCTTCGTGTTCTGACATGTACCTCTTTGGAGACTGTAAAGAAGTCGCTAGTACAGTATAAAACAAAGTTGTTCAAGCCATCACTACATATATTTCTGTCTTCAAACAGAGAGCCAATTTCATAGTCTGAATCTGAGCTGGCATGCTCTGCAATTGAGTTGAAACGCAAAGAATGATTTACAACTGGAAATTTTGGTGGATGTTTTAGAGGACGACCAATTAAGATCCGCATTTCATGTGTCTGTGGATGAATTCCATCATTTGTCGAGTATGGTGGCACTGAAGGTAAGGTTTCCACTGTTGTTGAATACCTGTTACCAAATACAATTGTGTTgtcaagaaagaaaaataataataaaacatagGTTACCTCAGTAATAGAATTGGAAATCATAAAGTGACACCAAAAAGAACCAACTCGAATTTTACCACAAAGGTAttggtatatttttttttttcttttgcaatgAAACATGCAGAAAGACATAAAAAACTCATTGAACATGTGGGATAAACTACAAAGCCCACccaagaaaaaagaaaataataaagaggTGGAAATACTAAAATGTAAGGAAACAAAAGCCGTAGGAAAAAAAAGTTAGCTAAGAGCCTAAGAGGAGTCTTGTTTCTTATATATTACACTTAACTTTCATTCTGCTTATAGTGGACGTCCACAAGCACTGCAAGAAACAAAATCAAATGCATTATATATATTCAACTAGAGCCTGACCATTGACAATTTGCTTAAACTATATGTTCTACTCTTCCACCATTCCATTACCTGAATGATCTTCTTTCACCTTGTGGGCCTGCCAAATAAAATGGGAAAAAAGATACGAAAACTTGTAGCATGTAATTACTTTGTATAGGGGTGGGGATCTTTAACAATCGAAATAAGTCAAACTGGAGTGTCAAATAGcccaatttaaaaaaaatgataaactcaGTTAGCCTCATTAACTAATCCTGGGATGACCGGCCCGACCCCACAGAATTTTCACACCGGCCAAAAGGTAAATCAGGGAGCGCTCGCAGCGACGGTCaagaagcccagcatcctttggttgcgctccccatttggaggaaaaattcctgcaaatttgCCATGGGGGGGATCGAACCGCGGGTGTCTGGGTGACAACCTGCCGctgcaccatagccccgggggATCAAATAACCCAATTAAGAATCAACTTTGCTTAGGAATTAGGATACCAATTGCTAAGCAAATATGATCAAAACAGCCAAGGAACAAACAATTTTAGTTGGTTCCTCAAACATAGGCAATTAATGATCATGTTATATGaatataaaaaaatcaaaatttgctTGGTGACAACCTTATCAGTCAAAAACCAAAAAAGAACCAGCCAAGGGAAGACCAACTTTAGTTGATGCCTCAAACATAAGCTATTAATAAAAATGTTATATGGATTTATGTATATTTTATCAAATGATTACTTTTATATATGAGATAGCCCTTAACACACATGTTAACCTACAAAGTAATTGCTTTTGAAACCAAAAAGTTTGAAATTGAAGTGTCAAGATAATACCAGCTTCCATTTACTTGAGCTTGTACAAGTGTGCAAAGGTGAAGCCCATGTCCCACAATATTAACTTTCATTGGCTGTGTATGTTTATCACCAGGAATTCCAGTCCAACCAAGAGGAAGAATAGAAGTTGCAATTTGGATAAGAGGAGGCTCCACAATATGACCAAACTCTACAGCGCCAGGAGCTGCCAAGCCAAGCAATTGGTGTGGATGTGGAAAATGTGGTAACTGCTCCATCCCTAGAAAGGGAGGAGCATCTACACACATACACATGTCATATAACCTGCCAAAGAAAACAAATTAAGGTATTCATTTATTGCTCAAATTTACAATTATACACTTGACAAACTACACTATGATAAGAGTCTCCCACTGCATACACCCAAGACTAGAGCAACCATCCAAAAAAAACATGATGAACCACAGTCAGTTCATTATTAAGAATATATGCCTGAAACAATACTTCTAACTTCCTTTAAAGGATGATTATAACAGCTTCTGGTTTTGTGAATTGTGGGACAAGGTGAAACTGAAATAGATGTTTATTGAACCAGAACCATCCATGAAAAGGAACATGTGATTGTGCAGACCATGATATTGGTTCACTCATTGGATGTAGACCTGACTACGATTCGGAATCGTCAATTCGACGGTCCCTGGCAGGtcaacccttaaccttaaccgcccaagacggttacggttcacggtttgGAAGTGCTGGTTCACGGTTCAagaatattatattaaaaaaattaaaatttatttaaaaaaaggcTTGCACTCATTTAAGTTGTCTACGTATCCCCTTAGGGTATAGGAGAATAAAGTCCACGtaattcttttacatttttacccTTTTACATTTGAAAGTGGCATtgtcactcacttccatttctCGTTCCTATTGTATTCGTtcattcagtatcaaaatcttcaacttcgtcatctgaaagttgcattccttggattcttttctcagCTATGGTCCAATCGTCGAGTAACGCttaggcttccaatgagtcgggagacaaagtcgatcgtcgttcatctaatatattGTTGTCGGCATTGAACGTCTGCTCtgcagcaacagttgacactggacaagctaaaatttctttggcgatACGAAAGCTAAAATTGCTTTGGCAATCACGAAGAGGAcgagaaagctttgagccttctgtgaccaccacttgaAAGTATCGAAATTTTCACTATCTGTTTCATTAAAATCAGaagaagtcataaaataattctcaagttcctgtgcgGAACTTAAAGACCCACGTAGATGTttcgtccgttcttttaataaaaattgtgtttttataagttttaaattactactagtagtttgttgtatttcataaatattaatttatgtttcatattttgcataatattgattataaatatcatataaataaattctaacattatatataatattaactggatcagaagaataaaaatttttaattagaattaaaacgtcataatataaagttaacatttcttgtaaaacttctaatttaaatctaggatcgaaaacaaatgcaattaaataaatttcaagaataaaataaaaatatttttcccatttaattTTCATAGCTAATATGCAACCAGATAAAAATTCATTATCAATATGTTCAtgtaaaactaatactatattagaaaaattttctaaaactaatagagcagtgggataataaacaccaaaAAGTTGTTCGAttacatcattaaatacttttaaaatttcacaaatactactacaaatattctattgttgtgaaaataaagatatattagtattagtattttgtgaaAAAAATGAACATactaattctttatattgaaatgaatcttgtaataattggtttATGAGTTAAttcatatttttctaaaattaaatatagTAATTGTGtgatgttatgagcattatgtgattcatcaaaactcTTTTGAGGTTCAAAGAGTTATCAATCCAATGACAGGTCACACcaatatacgaatgtgtttgccaataatcactccaaatatcggaacataaagaaactttattatctaatttattaaattcatcaattaaattcttttttcgttgtttaactaattttttaattgtacaagTAAGTGTAGTTCTAGAACACGTTTAGcatatggattaagagattctttacaaaaatctttaaatgtgcatttagatccaaaactaaaagaaagatattttacggaaacaaatttaactaatgattctcttaatttattattcgaatataaaaataaaccgaaaTCAGTACtatcgctagttgaagaaaatctagataattgtgtttgagaacggttgaattcatattccgtcgggtgcttcgtttctacatgtcgttttaACGACCTATAACCACCGCCGGCTTGTAATTTGTAGGAAACATTGCAGTACTTATATTTTGCACGTAATTCTCTtgaatgtttagtgaaaatagaagactttagaggaggaatttccagaaccttagaagtaattgcgtCGGtattccttgtgtttcgggtgtttGGATTCGGAaggtg
This region of Zingiber officinale cultivar Zhangliang chromosome 9A, Zo_v1.1, whole genome shotgun sequence genomic DNA includes:
- the LOC122021645 gene encoding uncharacterized protein LOC122021645 isoform X2, whose product is MFHGPLRSPASDMLWYINKFKSDFGGQVVSLERVQSSLNHVPHRYLLAEAGDTIYASFIGTKQYKDVIADANILQGAIFHEDDVVDDLSDIESEQADREKKIDVNLGKPIQEKWKPLRERPKPAAHRGFLGRAKGIPALELYKLAQKKNCKLVLCGHSLGGAVAVLSTLAILRILATSSLAKEHEKVPVKCITFSQPPVGNAALRDYVHQKGWQGYFKTYCIPEDLVPRILSPAYFHHYNTQVQQPSLHEGSDGSNFEEEASRSTFQKGKINDGDELVLGVGPVQTSIWRLKNLVPLEAVHKHLNVFKKVGNENESVSSLENCSSPPAFGITNLEPESLEIQEDSDGISLTPLDPDRTVANEIHVTRKTSTRIGESRRWHRVPSLPSYVPFGQLYLLRSSSVESLSDAEYSKLTSVRSVIAELRERFQSHSMKSYRSRFQKLYDMCMCVDAPPFLGMEQLPHFPHPHQLLGLAAPGAVEFGHIVEPPLIQIATSILPLGWTGIPGDKHTQPMKVNIVGHGLHLCTLVQAQVNGSWYSTTVETLPSVPPYSTNDGIHPQTHEMRILIGRPLKHPPKFPVVNHSLRFNSIAEHASSDSDYEIGSLFEDRNICSDGLNNFVLYCTSDFFTVSKEVHVRTRRVRLLGLEGAGKTSLFRALLDLSRQRNRANLDIVYSDMDAHKVVEGGVCYLDSVGVNLQALQKEVSSFRKELEGVCDLSRKTDLVVLVHNLSSTLPRWHDTETSLPALSLLLNEVKVCGIPWVLALTNKFSVSAHQQNMLINSAIEAYQAPRDMTVVVNSCPFITPTYSGLQSLRSIDDDLNMESNRKVKWIPVKLARISFQKRSAVMPVEGISEFRQLIHHVLASNEEMAFQELTKERLSLELAREQKAIHAKKGFQGKETGATAAAIGASVGAGLGLVMAVVMGAASALRKP